In Micromonospora sp. LH3U1, one genomic interval encodes:
- a CDS encoding DddA-like double-stranded DNA deaminase toxin, translated as MGDPDFSAEPDGRLRSRQIRVGRLPAAGVGLKPPLAQAIVMDHAEAQAAAELRRPGSPSEVTLVLNHTPCDDPIRPLVCEKILATILPQGTRLTVFLTDGDRTWLHKLYVGTGEGIRR; from the coding sequence GTGGGCGATCCCGACTTCTCGGCGGAGCCAGATGGTCGGTTGCGCAGCCGGCAGATCAGGGTGGGCAGGCTTCCCGCCGCGGGGGTGGGACTCAAGCCGCCGCTGGCTCAGGCCATCGTGATGGACCACGCCGAGGCGCAGGCCGCCGCCGAGCTGCGCCGTCCCGGCAGCCCATCAGAGGTCACGCTCGTGCTCAATCACACCCCCTGCGACGACCCGATCAGACCCCTGGTCTGCGAAAAGATCCTTGCCACGATCTTGCCGCAAGGAACACGCCTGACGGTGTTCCTCACCGACGGCGACCGCACGTGGCTCCATAAGCTGTACGTCGGAACAGGCGAAGGGATCCGGCGATGA